The following are encoded in a window of Cydia strobilella chromosome 1, ilCydStro3.1, whole genome shotgun sequence genomic DNA:
- the LOC134747139 gene encoding uncharacterized protein LOC134747139 — protein MTDQVRKIFTKRAAVYPHDYKTVRAYKYFRSSYLISAILGYNLFPFTIFKSRFVRIIFTIYALSVSIGFSYLVLRYVKYLDRSPYVYIAAEYITTVILLLFMNADDRAKFLRSLELIDDKLHVHGSYYYRIQKITQVFVIIAILMRFLYSMAVCFSFKLNCDESPVIVFTSGLILIAVDANQIPRLITFFMIKFRVSLLRNKLENLFHNTAISVIDTKDKRKSLLLYQDIYEDIFDSINIISKQIDPFFLLSLVCSFPKIMLLLYNIIVLQKRGVPIIHLVALGLEAVQWALIPCLPGIVFEMTRAHVDKMKLFLLKHYKDSTRNNHGIRAEIKEFLDYIEIRPCRYLLYRFIPVDLSLPVCLFHLCTTYLIVMIQFSHLLDDAA, from the exons ATGACGGACCAAGTACGCAAAATCTTCACTAAACGGGCTGCTGTGTACCCTCACGATTACAAAACAGTTCGAGCATATAAGTACTTCAGAAGTTCTTACTTAATCTCTGCTATTTTGGGCTACAATTTATTTCCTTTTACGATTTTCAAGTCGAGATTCgttagaattatttttacaatttacgcTTTGTCCGTGTCTATTGGATTTTCATATCTGGTACTGAGATATGTGAAATACCTAGACCGTTCGCCATATGTTTACATAGCTGCAGAATACATTACTACTGTAATATTGCTGCTCTTTATGAATGCTGACGATCGAGCAAAATTTTTAAGAAGTCTAGAATTGATTGATGATAAACTCCATGTTCACGGGTCGTATTATTACCGaatacagaaaataactcaagtCTTCGTTATAATCGCTATACTTATGAGATTTTTATATTCAATGGCGGTATGCTTTTCATTCAAACTGAACTGTGACGAATCTCCTGTAATCGTCTTCACCTCAGGATTAATTTTAATTGCCGTAGATGCAAACCAAATACCACGTTTAATAACGTTTTTCATGATCAAATTTAGGGTATCCCTTCTGAGGAATAAACTGGAAAATTTGTTTCATAATACTGCTATATCAGTAATTGACACAAAAGATAAACGAAAAAGTCTCCTTTTATATCAAGACATTTATGAAGATATTTTTGACTCCATCAATATCATCAGCAAGCAAATCGATCCTTTC TTCCTGCTAAGTTTGGTTTGCAGTTTTCCCAAGATAATGCTTCTATTGTACAACATAATTGTTCTACAAAAAAGAGGG GTGCCGATAATTCACTTGGTAGCGCTGGGGTTGGAGGCGGTGCAATGGGCTCTAATTCCATGTCTACCGGGAATCGTGTTCGAGATGACCCGAGCGCATGTTGACAAAATGAAACTATTCCTGCTTAAACACTACAAAGACAGTACTCGTAACA ATCACGGTATCCGAGCGGAAATAAAGGAATTCCTGGACTACATCGAGATACGGCCATGTCGCTACTTGCTGTACCGGTTTATTCCAGTGGACTTGTCGCTTCCAGTCTGCTTGTTCCATCTTTGCACCACATATCTCATCGTCATGATACAGTTCTCGCATCTGCTGGATGATGCTGCCTAG